The following coding sequences are from one Nicotiana tomentosiformis chromosome 3, ASM39032v3, whole genome shotgun sequence window:
- the LOC104102235 gene encoding uncharacterized protein isoform X1, with product MPRKVNYGVNYEEDFDDYEDYGYDCDDGCGYAEEDGTPPETRSKQELDNAGVWRCPICTFDNEDTMNACDICGVLRHPLVKNCAGSKENAVGGICKDSGASVMAKSLFASLLLQKPKKAVNFEAQNYSFKTEDCFNLYKPGNMCGHFHDLHTAFCSQSHCKIDIVPFKFDPQSPDDSVLSGIIPSRLRPKADTDKVLQLNVPSNNKQLSTEVKKDLAAEGHPSSYTSLAKDDLKDSDSSSKTRGNDGVTSNLNDMSISSKPRSVDTRKSDSATSSSKNKPQKGVQPPQKEDNFNQLNLAIVGHVDSGKSTLSGRLLHLLGRISQKEMHKYEKEAKLRGKGPFAYAWALDESAEERERGITMTVGVAYFNTKCYRVVLLDSPGHRDFVPNMISGATQADAAILVIDASVGAFEAGIDATGGQTREHAQLIKSFGVDQIIIAVNKMDAAGYSKERFNAIKKQLGTFLRACKFKDSSVVWIPVSAMENQNLVTGPSEARLSSWFQGPCLLDAIDSLQLPQRDYSKPFLLPICDVVRAQSQGQVSICGKLERGALQTGNEVQVLLMPSREMATVRSLERDSQVCNSAKAGDSVTINLQGIDANHVMAGGVLCHPEFPVPVANHLELKVLILDNSIPILIGSQLEFLVHHVKEAARVVRILSLIDPKTGKETKKSPRCLLAKQNAIIEVVLQGMVCIDEHSNCKALGRVSLRSSGRTVALGLVTRIIVKKE from the exons ATGCCTCGTAAGGTAAATTATGGAGTTAATTACGAGGAAGATTTTGATGACTATGAAGATTATGGTTATGACTGTGATGATGGGTGCGGTTATGCAGAGGAAGATG GTACGCCACCAGAAACAAGGTCAAAACAGGAGTTGGATAACGCTGGCGTTTGGCGTTGTCCCATTTGCACTTTTGATAATGAAGATACTATGAATGCATGTGATATATGTGGAGTGCTTCGTCATCCATTGGTCAAAAATTGTGCCGGCAGCAAAGAAAATGCAG TTGGTGGCATATGTAAAGATTCTGGAGCATCTGTAATGGCGAAGTCTCTGTTTGCATCGCTGCTGCTTCAGAAACCAAAAAAGGCTGTAAATTTTGAAGCACAGAATTACTCTTTTAAGACTGAAGACTGCTTTAACCTCTACAAGCCTGGAAATATGTGTGGACATTTTCATGATTTACACACAGCTTTTTGCTCTCAAAGCCATTGCAAGATTGATATAG TACCTTTCAAGTTTGACCCCCAGTCTCCAGATGATTCAGTACTGAGTGGAATAATACCATCCAGATTACGTCCCAAAG CTGATACTGACAAGGTCTTACAGTTAAATGTCCCATCAAATAACAAACAACTAAGTACTGAAGTTAAAAAAGATTTGGCTGCTGAAGGGCATCCAAGCTCATACACATCATTAGCAAAAGATGATTTGAAGGATAGTGATTCTTCCTCGAAAACTAGGGGAAATGATGGTGTTACAAGCAACTTGAACGATATGTCTATATCATCAAAGCCTCGCAGTGTGGATACTAGAAAGAGTGACAGTGCAACATCAAGCTCAAAGAATAAGCCTCAGAAAGGTGTACAGCCTCCTCAAAAAGAAGATAACTTCAACCAGTTAAATCTTGCAATT GTTGGCCATGTGGATTCTGGGAAGTCAACACTGTCAGGAAGGTTGCTACACCTTTTGGGGCGGATTTCCCAGAAAGAAATGCACAAATATGAAAAAGAGGCCAAGCTACGA GGAAAAGGGCCGTTTGCTTATGCTTGGGCATTGGATGAGAGTGCTGAAGAAAGAGAGAGGGGAATAACTATGACAGTGGGCGTTGCTTACTTTAACACAAAATGTTACCGTGTTGTTCTGCTTGATTCTCCAGGTCACAGGGACTTTGTCCCAAATATGATATCAGGGGCAACACAAGCAGATGCAGCAATTCTTGTAATTGATGCTTCAGTAGGTGCATTTGAAGCAGGTATTGATGCTACTGGAGGTCAGACGAGGGAGCATGCACAACTTATCAAAAGCTTTGGGGTGGATCAGATTATAATTGCTGTTAACAAAATGGACGCAGCGGGATACTCCAAAGAACGATTTAATGCAATTAAGAAACAATTAGGCACATTTCTCCGTGCTTGTAAGTTTAAAGATTCTTCAGTAGTATGGATTCCCGTAAGTGCCATGGAAAACCAAAATTTGGTGACAGGTCCATCAGAAGCACGGTTGTCATCCTG GTTCCAAGGTCCTTGCCTATTGGATGCAATAGACTCTCTCCAACTTCCTCAAAGAGATTATTCGAAGCCATTCTTATTGCCGATATGTGATGTTGTAAGGGCACAGTCTCAAGGACAAGTGTCAATATGCGGTAAGTTGGAGAGGGGAGCTCTTCAAACTGGAAATGAG GTCCAGGTTTTACTTATGCCATCAAGAGAAATGGCAACGGTGCGTTCTTTGGAACGTGATTCTCAGGTTTGTAACAGTGCAAAAGCAGGAGACAGTGTCACTATCAACCTACAAGGTATTGATGCAAATCACGTGATGGCGGGGGGTGTCTTGTGCCACCCTGAATTTCCTGTTCCAGTTGCAAATCATTTGGAACTGAAGGTTCTCATCCTGGACAATTCCATTCCAATTTTAATTGGCTCTCAG TTGGAGTTTCTTGTACACCACGTTAAAGAGGCTGCACGAGTTGTGAGGATTTTGTCATTGATTGATCCAAAGACCGGAAAGGAGACCAAGAAATCACCTCGATGTCTTCTGGCAAAGCAGAATGCTATCATTGAG GTGGTTTTGCAAGGAATGGTTTGCATCGACGAGCATTCTAATTGTAAAGCTCTCGGAAGGGTCTCCCTCAGGTCATCTGGAAGAACCGTTGCTCTTGGTCTGGTGACTAGAATTATAGTGAAGAAGGAATAA
- the LOC104102235 gene encoding uncharacterized protein isoform X2, with translation MPRKVNYGVNYEEDFDDYEDYGYDCDDGCGYAEEDGTPPETRSKQELDNAGVWRCPICTFDNEDTMNACDICGVLRHPLVKNCAGSKENAVGGICKDSGASVMAKSLFASLLLQKPKKAVNFEAQNYSFKTEDCFNLYKPGNMCGHFHDLHTAFCSQSHCKIDIVPFKFDPQSPDDSVLSGIIPSRLRPKADTDKVLQLNVPSNNKQLSTEVKKDLAAEGHPSSYTSLAKDDLKDSDSSSKTRGNDGVTSNLNDMSISSKPRSVDTRKSDSATSSSKNKPQKGVQPPQKEDNFNQLNLAIVGHVDSGKSTLSGRLLHLLGRISQKEMHKYEKEAKLRGKGPFAYAWALDESAEERERGITMTVGVAYFNTKCYRVVLLDSPGHRDFVPNMISGATQADAAILVIDASVGAFEAGIDATGGQTREHAQLIKSFGVDQIIIAVNKMDAAGYSKERFNAIKKQLGTFLRACKFKDSSVVWIPVSAMENQNLVTGPSEARLSSWFQGPCLLDAIDSLQLPQRDYSKPFLLPICDVVRAQSQGQVSICGKLERGALQTGNEVLLMPSREMATVRSLERDSQVCNSAKAGDSVTINLQGIDANHVMAGGVLCHPEFPVPVANHLELKVLILDNSIPILIGSQLEFLVHHVKEAARVVRILSLIDPKTGKETKKSPRCLLAKQNAIIEVVLQGMVCIDEHSNCKALGRVSLRSSGRTVALGLVTRIIVKKE, from the exons ATGCCTCGTAAGGTAAATTATGGAGTTAATTACGAGGAAGATTTTGATGACTATGAAGATTATGGTTATGACTGTGATGATGGGTGCGGTTATGCAGAGGAAGATG GTACGCCACCAGAAACAAGGTCAAAACAGGAGTTGGATAACGCTGGCGTTTGGCGTTGTCCCATTTGCACTTTTGATAATGAAGATACTATGAATGCATGTGATATATGTGGAGTGCTTCGTCATCCATTGGTCAAAAATTGTGCCGGCAGCAAAGAAAATGCAG TTGGTGGCATATGTAAAGATTCTGGAGCATCTGTAATGGCGAAGTCTCTGTTTGCATCGCTGCTGCTTCAGAAACCAAAAAAGGCTGTAAATTTTGAAGCACAGAATTACTCTTTTAAGACTGAAGACTGCTTTAACCTCTACAAGCCTGGAAATATGTGTGGACATTTTCATGATTTACACACAGCTTTTTGCTCTCAAAGCCATTGCAAGATTGATATAG TACCTTTCAAGTTTGACCCCCAGTCTCCAGATGATTCAGTACTGAGTGGAATAATACCATCCAGATTACGTCCCAAAG CTGATACTGACAAGGTCTTACAGTTAAATGTCCCATCAAATAACAAACAACTAAGTACTGAAGTTAAAAAAGATTTGGCTGCTGAAGGGCATCCAAGCTCATACACATCATTAGCAAAAGATGATTTGAAGGATAGTGATTCTTCCTCGAAAACTAGGGGAAATGATGGTGTTACAAGCAACTTGAACGATATGTCTATATCATCAAAGCCTCGCAGTGTGGATACTAGAAAGAGTGACAGTGCAACATCAAGCTCAAAGAATAAGCCTCAGAAAGGTGTACAGCCTCCTCAAAAAGAAGATAACTTCAACCAGTTAAATCTTGCAATT GTTGGCCATGTGGATTCTGGGAAGTCAACACTGTCAGGAAGGTTGCTACACCTTTTGGGGCGGATTTCCCAGAAAGAAATGCACAAATATGAAAAAGAGGCCAAGCTACGA GGAAAAGGGCCGTTTGCTTATGCTTGGGCATTGGATGAGAGTGCTGAAGAAAGAGAGAGGGGAATAACTATGACAGTGGGCGTTGCTTACTTTAACACAAAATGTTACCGTGTTGTTCTGCTTGATTCTCCAGGTCACAGGGACTTTGTCCCAAATATGATATCAGGGGCAACACAAGCAGATGCAGCAATTCTTGTAATTGATGCTTCAGTAGGTGCATTTGAAGCAGGTATTGATGCTACTGGAGGTCAGACGAGGGAGCATGCACAACTTATCAAAAGCTTTGGGGTGGATCAGATTATAATTGCTGTTAACAAAATGGACGCAGCGGGATACTCCAAAGAACGATTTAATGCAATTAAGAAACAATTAGGCACATTTCTCCGTGCTTGTAAGTTTAAAGATTCTTCAGTAGTATGGATTCCCGTAAGTGCCATGGAAAACCAAAATTTGGTGACAGGTCCATCAGAAGCACGGTTGTCATCCTG GTTCCAAGGTCCTTGCCTATTGGATGCAATAGACTCTCTCCAACTTCCTCAAAGAGATTATTCGAAGCCATTCTTATTGCCGATATGTGATGTTGTAAGGGCACAGTCTCAAGGACAAGTGTCAATATGCGGTAAGTTGGAGAGGGGAGCTCTTCAAACTGGAAATGAG GTTTTACTTATGCCATCAAGAGAAATGGCAACGGTGCGTTCTTTGGAACGTGATTCTCAGGTTTGTAACAGTGCAAAAGCAGGAGACAGTGTCACTATCAACCTACAAGGTATTGATGCAAATCACGTGATGGCGGGGGGTGTCTTGTGCCACCCTGAATTTCCTGTTCCAGTTGCAAATCATTTGGAACTGAAGGTTCTCATCCTGGACAATTCCATTCCAATTTTAATTGGCTCTCAG TTGGAGTTTCTTGTACACCACGTTAAAGAGGCTGCACGAGTTGTGAGGATTTTGTCATTGATTGATCCAAAGACCGGAAAGGAGACCAAGAAATCACCTCGATGTCTTCTGGCAAAGCAGAATGCTATCATTGAG GTGGTTTTGCAAGGAATGGTTTGCATCGACGAGCATTCTAATTGTAAAGCTCTCGGAAGGGTCTCCCTCAGGTCATCTGGAAGAACCGTTGCTCTTGGTCTGGTGACTAGAATTATAGTGAAGAAGGAATAA
- the LOC104102235 gene encoding uncharacterized protein isoform X5: MPRKVNYGVNYEEDFDDYEDYGYDCDDGCGYAEEDGTPPETRSKQELDNAGVWRCPICTFDNEDTMNACDICGVLRHPLVKNCAGSKENAVPFKFDPQSPDDSVLSGIIPSRLRPKADTDKVLQLNVPSNNKQLSTEVKKDLAAEGHPSSYTSLAKDDLKDSDSSSKTRGNDGVTSNLNDMSISSKPRSVDTRKSDSATSSSKNKPQKGVQPPQKEDNFNQLNLAIVGHVDSGKSTLSGRLLHLLGRISQKEMHKYEKEAKLRGKGPFAYAWALDESAEERERGITMTVGVAYFNTKCYRVVLLDSPGHRDFVPNMISGATQADAAILVIDASVGAFEAGIDATGGQTREHAQLIKSFGVDQIIIAVNKMDAAGYSKERFNAIKKQLGTFLRACKFKDSSVVWIPVSAMENQNLVTGPSEARLSSWFQGPCLLDAIDSLQLPQRDYSKPFLLPICDVVRAQSQGQVSICGKLERGALQTGNEVQVLLMPSREMATVRSLERDSQVCNSAKAGDSVTINLQGIDANHVMAGGVLCHPEFPVPVANHLELKVLILDNSIPILIGSQLEFLVHHVKEAARVVRILSLIDPKTGKETKKSPRCLLAKQNAIIEVVLQGMVCIDEHSNCKALGRVSLRSSGRTVALGLVTRIIVKKE, from the exons ATGCCTCGTAAGGTAAATTATGGAGTTAATTACGAGGAAGATTTTGATGACTATGAAGATTATGGTTATGACTGTGATGATGGGTGCGGTTATGCAGAGGAAGATG GTACGCCACCAGAAACAAGGTCAAAACAGGAGTTGGATAACGCTGGCGTTTGGCGTTGTCCCATTTGCACTTTTGATAATGAAGATACTATGAATGCATGTGATATATGTGGAGTGCTTCGTCATCCATTGGTCAAAAATTGTGCCGGCAGCAAAGAAAATGCAG TACCTTTCAAGTTTGACCCCCAGTCTCCAGATGATTCAGTACTGAGTGGAATAATACCATCCAGATTACGTCCCAAAG CTGATACTGACAAGGTCTTACAGTTAAATGTCCCATCAAATAACAAACAACTAAGTACTGAAGTTAAAAAAGATTTGGCTGCTGAAGGGCATCCAAGCTCATACACATCATTAGCAAAAGATGATTTGAAGGATAGTGATTCTTCCTCGAAAACTAGGGGAAATGATGGTGTTACAAGCAACTTGAACGATATGTCTATATCATCAAAGCCTCGCAGTGTGGATACTAGAAAGAGTGACAGTGCAACATCAAGCTCAAAGAATAAGCCTCAGAAAGGTGTACAGCCTCCTCAAAAAGAAGATAACTTCAACCAGTTAAATCTTGCAATT GTTGGCCATGTGGATTCTGGGAAGTCAACACTGTCAGGAAGGTTGCTACACCTTTTGGGGCGGATTTCCCAGAAAGAAATGCACAAATATGAAAAAGAGGCCAAGCTACGA GGAAAAGGGCCGTTTGCTTATGCTTGGGCATTGGATGAGAGTGCTGAAGAAAGAGAGAGGGGAATAACTATGACAGTGGGCGTTGCTTACTTTAACACAAAATGTTACCGTGTTGTTCTGCTTGATTCTCCAGGTCACAGGGACTTTGTCCCAAATATGATATCAGGGGCAACACAAGCAGATGCAGCAATTCTTGTAATTGATGCTTCAGTAGGTGCATTTGAAGCAGGTATTGATGCTACTGGAGGTCAGACGAGGGAGCATGCACAACTTATCAAAAGCTTTGGGGTGGATCAGATTATAATTGCTGTTAACAAAATGGACGCAGCGGGATACTCCAAAGAACGATTTAATGCAATTAAGAAACAATTAGGCACATTTCTCCGTGCTTGTAAGTTTAAAGATTCTTCAGTAGTATGGATTCCCGTAAGTGCCATGGAAAACCAAAATTTGGTGACAGGTCCATCAGAAGCACGGTTGTCATCCTG GTTCCAAGGTCCTTGCCTATTGGATGCAATAGACTCTCTCCAACTTCCTCAAAGAGATTATTCGAAGCCATTCTTATTGCCGATATGTGATGTTGTAAGGGCACAGTCTCAAGGACAAGTGTCAATATGCGGTAAGTTGGAGAGGGGAGCTCTTCAAACTGGAAATGAG GTCCAGGTTTTACTTATGCCATCAAGAGAAATGGCAACGGTGCGTTCTTTGGAACGTGATTCTCAGGTTTGTAACAGTGCAAAAGCAGGAGACAGTGTCACTATCAACCTACAAGGTATTGATGCAAATCACGTGATGGCGGGGGGTGTCTTGTGCCACCCTGAATTTCCTGTTCCAGTTGCAAATCATTTGGAACTGAAGGTTCTCATCCTGGACAATTCCATTCCAATTTTAATTGGCTCTCAG TTGGAGTTTCTTGTACACCACGTTAAAGAGGCTGCACGAGTTGTGAGGATTTTGTCATTGATTGATCCAAAGACCGGAAAGGAGACCAAGAAATCACCTCGATGTCTTCTGGCAAAGCAGAATGCTATCATTGAG GTGGTTTTGCAAGGAATGGTTTGCATCGACGAGCATTCTAATTGTAAAGCTCTCGGAAGGGTCTCCCTCAGGTCATCTGGAAGAACCGTTGCTCTTGGTCTGGTGACTAGAATTATAGTGAAGAAGGAATAA
- the LOC104102235 gene encoding uncharacterized protein isoform X3 codes for MPRKVNYGVNYEEDFDDYEDYGYDCDDGCGYAEEDGTPPETRSKQELDNAGVWRCPICTFDNEDTMNACDICGVLRHPLVKNCAGSKENAVGGICKDSGASVMAKSLFASLLLQKPKKAVNFEAQNYSFKTEDCFNLYKPGNMCGHFHDLHTAFCSQSHCKIDIVPFKFDPQSPDDSVLSGIIPSRLRPKADTDKVLQLNVPSNNKQLSTEVKKDLAAEGHPSSYTSLAKDDLKDSDSSSKTRGNDGVTSNLNDMSISSKPRSVDTRKSDSATSSSKNKPQKGVQPPQKEDNFNQLNLAIGKGPFAYAWALDESAEERERGITMTVGVAYFNTKCYRVVLLDSPGHRDFVPNMISGATQADAAILVIDASVGAFEAGIDATGGQTREHAQLIKSFGVDQIIIAVNKMDAAGYSKERFNAIKKQLGTFLRACKFKDSSVVWIPVSAMENQNLVTGPSEARLSSWFQGPCLLDAIDSLQLPQRDYSKPFLLPICDVVRAQSQGQVSICGKLERGALQTGNEVQVLLMPSREMATVRSLERDSQVCNSAKAGDSVTINLQGIDANHVMAGGVLCHPEFPVPVANHLELKVLILDNSIPILIGSQLEFLVHHVKEAARVVRILSLIDPKTGKETKKSPRCLLAKQNAIIEVVLQGMVCIDEHSNCKALGRVSLRSSGRTVALGLVTRIIVKKE; via the exons ATGCCTCGTAAGGTAAATTATGGAGTTAATTACGAGGAAGATTTTGATGACTATGAAGATTATGGTTATGACTGTGATGATGGGTGCGGTTATGCAGAGGAAGATG GTACGCCACCAGAAACAAGGTCAAAACAGGAGTTGGATAACGCTGGCGTTTGGCGTTGTCCCATTTGCACTTTTGATAATGAAGATACTATGAATGCATGTGATATATGTGGAGTGCTTCGTCATCCATTGGTCAAAAATTGTGCCGGCAGCAAAGAAAATGCAG TTGGTGGCATATGTAAAGATTCTGGAGCATCTGTAATGGCGAAGTCTCTGTTTGCATCGCTGCTGCTTCAGAAACCAAAAAAGGCTGTAAATTTTGAAGCACAGAATTACTCTTTTAAGACTGAAGACTGCTTTAACCTCTACAAGCCTGGAAATATGTGTGGACATTTTCATGATTTACACACAGCTTTTTGCTCTCAAAGCCATTGCAAGATTGATATAG TACCTTTCAAGTTTGACCCCCAGTCTCCAGATGATTCAGTACTGAGTGGAATAATACCATCCAGATTACGTCCCAAAG CTGATACTGACAAGGTCTTACAGTTAAATGTCCCATCAAATAACAAACAACTAAGTACTGAAGTTAAAAAAGATTTGGCTGCTGAAGGGCATCCAAGCTCATACACATCATTAGCAAAAGATGATTTGAAGGATAGTGATTCTTCCTCGAAAACTAGGGGAAATGATGGTGTTACAAGCAACTTGAACGATATGTCTATATCATCAAAGCCTCGCAGTGTGGATACTAGAAAGAGTGACAGTGCAACATCAAGCTCAAAGAATAAGCCTCAGAAAGGTGTACAGCCTCCTCAAAAAGAAGATAACTTCAACCAGTTAAATCTTGCAATT GGAAAAGGGCCGTTTGCTTATGCTTGGGCATTGGATGAGAGTGCTGAAGAAAGAGAGAGGGGAATAACTATGACAGTGGGCGTTGCTTACTTTAACACAAAATGTTACCGTGTTGTTCTGCTTGATTCTCCAGGTCACAGGGACTTTGTCCCAAATATGATATCAGGGGCAACACAAGCAGATGCAGCAATTCTTGTAATTGATGCTTCAGTAGGTGCATTTGAAGCAGGTATTGATGCTACTGGAGGTCAGACGAGGGAGCATGCACAACTTATCAAAAGCTTTGGGGTGGATCAGATTATAATTGCTGTTAACAAAATGGACGCAGCGGGATACTCCAAAGAACGATTTAATGCAATTAAGAAACAATTAGGCACATTTCTCCGTGCTTGTAAGTTTAAAGATTCTTCAGTAGTATGGATTCCCGTAAGTGCCATGGAAAACCAAAATTTGGTGACAGGTCCATCAGAAGCACGGTTGTCATCCTG GTTCCAAGGTCCTTGCCTATTGGATGCAATAGACTCTCTCCAACTTCCTCAAAGAGATTATTCGAAGCCATTCTTATTGCCGATATGTGATGTTGTAAGGGCACAGTCTCAAGGACAAGTGTCAATATGCGGTAAGTTGGAGAGGGGAGCTCTTCAAACTGGAAATGAG GTCCAGGTTTTACTTATGCCATCAAGAGAAATGGCAACGGTGCGTTCTTTGGAACGTGATTCTCAGGTTTGTAACAGTGCAAAAGCAGGAGACAGTGTCACTATCAACCTACAAGGTATTGATGCAAATCACGTGATGGCGGGGGGTGTCTTGTGCCACCCTGAATTTCCTGTTCCAGTTGCAAATCATTTGGAACTGAAGGTTCTCATCCTGGACAATTCCATTCCAATTTTAATTGGCTCTCAG TTGGAGTTTCTTGTACACCACGTTAAAGAGGCTGCACGAGTTGTGAGGATTTTGTCATTGATTGATCCAAAGACCGGAAAGGAGACCAAGAAATCACCTCGATGTCTTCTGGCAAAGCAGAATGCTATCATTGAG GTGGTTTTGCAAGGAATGGTTTGCATCGACGAGCATTCTAATTGTAAAGCTCTCGGAAGGGTCTCCCTCAGGTCATCTGGAAGAACCGTTGCTCTTGGTCTGGTGACTAGAATTATAGTGAAGAAGGAATAA
- the LOC104102235 gene encoding uncharacterized protein isoform X6 produces the protein MPRKVNYGVNYEEDFDDYEDYGYDCDDGCGYAEEDGTPPETRSKQELDNAGVWRCPICTFDNEDTMNACDICGVLRHPLVKNCAGSKENAVGGICKDSGASVMAKSLFASLLLQKPKKAVNFEAQNYSFKTEDCFNLYKPGNMCGHFHDLHTAFCSQSHCKIDIVPFKFDPQSPDDSVLSGIIPSRLRPKADTDKVLQLNVPSNNKQLSTEVKKDLAAEGHPSSYTSLAKDDLKDSDSSSKTRGNDGVTSNLNDMSISSKPRSVDTRKSDSATSSSKNKPQKGVQPPQKEDNFNQLNLAIVGHVDSGKSTLSGRLLHLLGRISQKEMHKYEKEAKLRGKGPFAYAWALDESAEERERGITMTVGVAYFNTKCYRVVLLDSPGHRDFVPNMISGATQADAAILVIDASVGAFEAGIDATGGQTREHAQLIKSFGVDQIIIAVNKMDAAGYSKERFNAIKKQLGTFLRACKFKDSSVVWIPVSAMENQNLVTGPSEARLSSWFQGPCLLDAIDSLQLPQRDYSKPFLLPICDVVRAQSQGQVSICGKLERGALQTGNEVQVLLMPSREMATVRSLERDSQVCNSAKAGDSVTINLQGIDANHVMAGGVLCHPEFPVPVANHLELKVLILDNSIPILIGSQRT, from the exons ATGCCTCGTAAGGTAAATTATGGAGTTAATTACGAGGAAGATTTTGATGACTATGAAGATTATGGTTATGACTGTGATGATGGGTGCGGTTATGCAGAGGAAGATG GTACGCCACCAGAAACAAGGTCAAAACAGGAGTTGGATAACGCTGGCGTTTGGCGTTGTCCCATTTGCACTTTTGATAATGAAGATACTATGAATGCATGTGATATATGTGGAGTGCTTCGTCATCCATTGGTCAAAAATTGTGCCGGCAGCAAAGAAAATGCAG TTGGTGGCATATGTAAAGATTCTGGAGCATCTGTAATGGCGAAGTCTCTGTTTGCATCGCTGCTGCTTCAGAAACCAAAAAAGGCTGTAAATTTTGAAGCACAGAATTACTCTTTTAAGACTGAAGACTGCTTTAACCTCTACAAGCCTGGAAATATGTGTGGACATTTTCATGATTTACACACAGCTTTTTGCTCTCAAAGCCATTGCAAGATTGATATAG TACCTTTCAAGTTTGACCCCCAGTCTCCAGATGATTCAGTACTGAGTGGAATAATACCATCCAGATTACGTCCCAAAG CTGATACTGACAAGGTCTTACAGTTAAATGTCCCATCAAATAACAAACAACTAAGTACTGAAGTTAAAAAAGATTTGGCTGCTGAAGGGCATCCAAGCTCATACACATCATTAGCAAAAGATGATTTGAAGGATAGTGATTCTTCCTCGAAAACTAGGGGAAATGATGGTGTTACAAGCAACTTGAACGATATGTCTATATCATCAAAGCCTCGCAGTGTGGATACTAGAAAGAGTGACAGTGCAACATCAAGCTCAAAGAATAAGCCTCAGAAAGGTGTACAGCCTCCTCAAAAAGAAGATAACTTCAACCAGTTAAATCTTGCAATT GTTGGCCATGTGGATTCTGGGAAGTCAACACTGTCAGGAAGGTTGCTACACCTTTTGGGGCGGATTTCCCAGAAAGAAATGCACAAATATGAAAAAGAGGCCAAGCTACGA GGAAAAGGGCCGTTTGCTTATGCTTGGGCATTGGATGAGAGTGCTGAAGAAAGAGAGAGGGGAATAACTATGACAGTGGGCGTTGCTTACTTTAACACAAAATGTTACCGTGTTGTTCTGCTTGATTCTCCAGGTCACAGGGACTTTGTCCCAAATATGATATCAGGGGCAACACAAGCAGATGCAGCAATTCTTGTAATTGATGCTTCAGTAGGTGCATTTGAAGCAGGTATTGATGCTACTGGAGGTCAGACGAGGGAGCATGCACAACTTATCAAAAGCTTTGGGGTGGATCAGATTATAATTGCTGTTAACAAAATGGACGCAGCGGGATACTCCAAAGAACGATTTAATGCAATTAAGAAACAATTAGGCACATTTCTCCGTGCTTGTAAGTTTAAAGATTCTTCAGTAGTATGGATTCCCGTAAGTGCCATGGAAAACCAAAATTTGGTGACAGGTCCATCAGAAGCACGGTTGTCATCCTG GTTCCAAGGTCCTTGCCTATTGGATGCAATAGACTCTCTCCAACTTCCTCAAAGAGATTATTCGAAGCCATTCTTATTGCCGATATGTGATGTTGTAAGGGCACAGTCTCAAGGACAAGTGTCAATATGCGGTAAGTTGGAGAGGGGAGCTCTTCAAACTGGAAATGAG GTCCAGGTTTTACTTATGCCATCAAGAGAAATGGCAACGGTGCGTTCTTTGGAACGTGATTCTCAGGTTTGTAACAGTGCAAAAGCAGGAGACAGTGTCACTATCAACCTACAAGGTATTGATGCAAATCACGTGATGGCGGGGGGTGTCTTGTGCCACCCTGAATTTCCTGTTCCAGTTGCAAATCATTTGGAACTGAAGGTTCTCATCCTGGACAATTCCATTCCAATTTTAATTGGCTCTCAG AGAACTTGA